From Bradyrhizobium symbiodeficiens, the proteins below share one genomic window:
- a CDS encoding enoyl-CoA hydratase/isomerase, producing the protein MQFKHVTLDFDGAVAILKLDHQEVMNAVSVDMLGGLSEALDAIEEKKDEVRCVVLTGAGRAFCTGANLQGRNNQSKKTKAGMTLETGFHPFLRRIRNLHCPIVTAVNGPAAGAGMSFALLGDMILCARSSYFLQAFRRIGLVPDCGSTWLLPRLVGRARSIELSLMGERLPAEKALEWGLVNRVYDDGALMEEAMKLARDLASGPTVALSLIRKLYWDSPENSFEDQLNLEFQCQLRAGDTQDFREGVGAFLEKRPAQFKGK; encoded by the coding sequence ATGCAGTTCAAACACGTCACGCTCGATTTCGATGGCGCGGTCGCGATCCTCAAGCTCGACCATCAGGAGGTGATGAATGCGGTCTCCGTGGACATGCTGGGCGGCCTTTCCGAAGCACTCGATGCGATCGAGGAGAAGAAGGACGAGGTGCGCTGCGTCGTGCTGACAGGCGCGGGTCGCGCCTTCTGCACCGGTGCCAACCTGCAAGGCCGTAACAACCAGTCGAAGAAGACCAAGGCCGGAATGACGCTCGAGACCGGCTTTCATCCCTTCCTGCGCCGCATCCGCAATCTGCACTGCCCGATCGTCACCGCCGTCAACGGCCCGGCCGCAGGCGCCGGCATGAGCTTCGCGCTGCTCGGCGACATGATCCTGTGCGCGCGGTCCTCCTACTTCCTGCAGGCTTTCCGCCGCATCGGTCTCGTGCCGGATTGCGGCTCGACCTGGCTGTTGCCGCGCCTCGTCGGCCGCGCCCGTTCGATCGAATTGTCGCTGATGGGCGAGCGGCTGCCGGCTGAGAAGGCGCTGGAATGGGGCCTCGTCAACCGCGTCTATGACGACGGCGCGCTGATGGAGGAAGCGATGAAGCTCGCGCGCGATCTCGCCAGCGGCCCGACGGTGGCGCTGTCGCTGATCCGCAAGCTCTATTGGGACAGCCCGGAGAATTCCTTCGAGGATCAGCTCAACCTGGAATTCCAGTGCCAGCTCCGCGCCGGCGACACCCAGGATTTCCGAGAGGGCGTCGGCGCGTTCCTGGAGAAGCGGCCCGCGCAGTTCAAAGGCAAATGA
- a CDS encoding GFA family protein, whose amino-acid sequence MFSGYCHCADCQAWSAAPINAFSLWKSDSVRIIRGEAELGTFNKTEHSYRKFCKRCGGHVMTEHPRMRLIDVYANLLRGYRHQPTLHANYASKMVSVRDGLPKYSDLPAELGGSGEMLPD is encoded by the coding sequence ATGTTTTCAGGCTATTGCCATTGCGCCGACTGCCAGGCGTGGTCGGCGGCGCCGATCAACGCCTTCAGCCTGTGGAAGTCGGACAGTGTGCGCATCATCAGGGGCGAGGCAGAACTCGGGACGTTCAACAAGACGGAGCATTCCTACCGAAAGTTCTGCAAACGCTGCGGCGGCCACGTCATGACCGAGCATCCGCGGATGCGACTGATCGACGTCTACGCCAATCTGCTCAGGGGTTACCGGCACCAACCGACGCTGCATGCGAACTACGCGAGCAAGATGGTGTCGGTCCGTGATGGCTTGCCGAAATATTCGGACCTGCCGGCGGAGCTCGGCGGCTCCGGCGAGATGCTGCCGGATTGA
- a CDS encoding flavin reductase family protein, giving the protein MEYATSDLTPRERYKVLTSFILPRPIAWVTSIGPTGVVNAAPFSFFNAFCEDPPLCMFAANRKPDGQDKDTFLNIQRTGEFVVNIADEPLAKAMHDSSGDFPPEIGEPDYLGLKLAPSAKIVVPRLADAPWAMECKLWKLIDVNDDRRLIMGEGIHFHIRDELWDDKAMRVHMDRYHPIGRMFADRYCRTDDRVVFPAAEGVKTK; this is encoded by the coding sequence ATGGAGTACGCCACCAGCGACCTGACGCCACGCGAGCGCTACAAGGTGCTGACGTCCTTCATCCTGCCGCGGCCGATCGCGTGGGTAACCTCGATCGGGCCAACCGGCGTGGTCAACGCCGCCCCGTTCAGCTTCTTCAACGCCTTCTGCGAGGATCCGCCGCTCTGCATGTTCGCGGCCAACCGCAAGCCCGATGGCCAGGACAAGGACACGTTTCTCAACATCCAGCGAACCGGCGAGTTCGTGGTCAACATCGCCGACGAGCCGCTGGCGAAAGCGATGCACGACAGCAGCGGCGATTTTCCGCCCGAGATCGGTGAGCCCGATTATCTCGGCCTCAAGCTTGCTCCCTCCGCGAAGATTGTGGTGCCGCGGCTCGCCGACGCGCCCTGGGCGATGGAGTGCAAGCTCTGGAAACTGATCGACGTCAACGACGATCGCCGGTTGATCATGGGGGAAGGCATCCATTTCCACATCCGCGACGAGCTCTGGGACGACAAGGCCATGCGGGTGCACATGGACCGCTATCACCCGATCGGCCGCATGTTCGCCGATCGCTACTGCCGCACCGATGACCGCGTGGTGTTTCCAGCGGCGGAAGGTGTGAAGACCAAATAG
- a CDS encoding enoyl-CoA hydratase-related protein encodes MELKFSKVERKGPITIVTLSRPEVYNALHTDAHFELQKVFDDFSGDPEQWIAVITGAGDKAFCAGNDLKWQAAGGKRGWDKGGFAGLTSRFDCDKPIIAAVNGVAMGGGFEIALACDLIIASENATFALPEPRVGLAALAGGLHRLPRQIGLKRAMGMILTARHVSAKEGLELGFVNEVVPQGEALSGALRWAEMITKNSPMSIRASKQAIQKGLGVSLEQAIAEQRDYPAVQAMVASQDYIEGPKAFSEKRSPKWVGK; translated from the coding sequence ATGGAGCTGAAATTTTCGAAGGTGGAACGCAAGGGGCCGATCACGATCGTGACGCTGTCGCGGCCCGAGGTCTACAACGCGCTGCACACCGATGCGCATTTCGAGCTGCAGAAAGTGTTCGACGATTTCTCTGGAGATCCCGAGCAATGGATCGCTGTTATCACCGGCGCCGGCGACAAGGCGTTCTGTGCCGGCAACGACCTGAAATGGCAGGCGGCCGGCGGCAAGCGCGGCTGGGACAAGGGCGGCTTTGCCGGCCTTACCTCGCGGTTCGACTGCGACAAGCCGATCATCGCCGCTGTGAACGGCGTCGCCATGGGCGGCGGCTTCGAGATCGCGCTCGCCTGTGATCTCATCATTGCCTCGGAGAATGCGACCTTCGCCCTGCCCGAGCCGCGCGTGGGCCTTGCCGCACTCGCCGGCGGCCTGCACCGGCTGCCGCGGCAGATCGGCCTGAAGCGCGCCATGGGCATGATCCTCACGGCGCGCCACGTCAGCGCCAAGGAGGGTCTCGAGCTCGGCTTCGTCAACGAGGTGGTGCCGCAGGGCGAGGCGCTGTCGGGCGCGCTGCGCTGGGCGGAGATGATCACCAAGAACTCGCCGATGTCGATCCGGGCCTCGAAGCAGGCGATCCAGAAGGGGCTCGGCGTCTCGCTGGAGCAGGCGATCGCGGAGCAGCGGGACTATCCGGCGGTGCAGGCGATGGTGGCGTCGCAGGATTACATCGAAGGTCCGAAGGCGTTCTCGGAGAAGCGGTCGCCGAAATGGGTGGGGAAGTAG
- the yghU gene encoding glutathione-dependent disulfide-bond oxidoreductase yields MTDTPAYVPPKVWTWNKENGGQFANINRPIAGPTHDKELPVGKHPFQLYSLATPNGVKVTVMLEELLALGHKGAEYDAWLIKIGNGDQFGSGFVDINPNSKIPALMDRSGPEPVRVFESGSILFYLAEKFGAFLPKDIKARTEAMSWLFWQMGSAPYLGGGFGHFYAYAPFKIEYAIDRFAMEVKRQLDVLDRRLADNEYLAGKEYTIADMAVWPWYGALAKGLVYGAGEFLSVQDYKNVQRWTDQIAQRPAVKRGRMVNRVSGDPASQLHERHDAGDFDTKTQDKIAPAT; encoded by the coding sequence ATGACCGACACCCCCGCCTACGTGCCGCCCAAAGTCTGGACCTGGAACAAGGAAAATGGCGGGCAGTTCGCCAACATCAATCGTCCGATCGCCGGTCCCACCCACGACAAGGAGCTCCCGGTCGGCAAGCATCCCTTCCAGCTCTATTCGCTGGCGACGCCGAACGGGGTGAAGGTCACGGTGATGCTGGAGGAGCTTCTGGCGCTCGGCCACAAGGGCGCCGAATATGACGCCTGGCTGATCAAGATCGGCAATGGCGACCAGTTCGGCAGCGGTTTCGTCGATATCAACCCGAACTCCAAAATTCCTGCGCTGATGGATCGTTCCGGGCCCGAGCCGGTCCGCGTGTTCGAATCCGGCTCGATCCTTTTTTACCTCGCCGAGAAGTTCGGCGCCTTCCTGCCGAAGGACATCAAGGCCCGTACCGAGGCGATGTCCTGGCTGTTCTGGCAGATGGGCAGCGCGCCCTATCTCGGCGGCGGCTTTGGCCATTTCTACGCCTACGCGCCGTTCAAGATCGAATACGCCATCGATCGTTTCGCGATGGAGGTCAAGCGCCAGCTCGACGTGCTCGACCGGCGCCTTGCCGACAACGAATATCTCGCGGGCAAGGAATACACGATCGCCGACATGGCGGTGTGGCCCTGGTACGGCGCGCTCGCCAAGGGGCTGGTGTATGGCGCCGGCGAATTTCTCTCGGTGCAGGACTACAAGAACGTGCAGCGCTGGACCGACCAGATCGCGCAGCGCCCCGCCGTGAAGCGCGGCCGCATGGTCAACCGCGTCTCCGGCGATCCTGCCAGCCAGCTCCACGAGCGCCACGACGCCGGCGATTTCGACACGAAGACGCAGGACAAGATCGCGCCGGCGACCTGA
- a CDS encoding acyl-CoA dehydrogenase family protein — MDFSLPADLVAYLGELDRFIEREIKPLEQVDDNIRFFDHRREWARTDFENGGLPRHEWEQLLRKAKDLADAAGHLRFPVPKQYGGKDGSNLWMAVIREHFAAKGLGLHNDLQNEHSIVGNFPVATMLDRYGRDDQKAMIDGSIKGKYRITFGLTEPNHGSDATHMETRAVPATRDNVKGWIINGEKMWTTGMHVATHCALFARTSGNDGDARGITCFLVPAKSHGVKVEEYMWTFNMPTDHPRVSFTDVFVPEDALFGEVGRGLSLAQCFVHQNRIRQAASSLGAAVYCINESVKYARERKPFGRALAENQAIQFPLVELATQAEMLRLLIRKTAWEMDQLTEEQVERTLSDRVSMCNYWANRLCCESADRAMQVHGGMGYSRHKPFEHIYRHHRRYRITEGSEEIQMRKVAGFLFGYMGPGKH; from the coding sequence GTGGATTTCTCACTGCCTGCCGATCTCGTCGCCTATCTCGGAGAGCTCGACCGTTTCATCGAACGCGAGATCAAGCCGCTGGAACAGGTCGACGACAATATCCGCTTCTTCGATCATCGCCGCGAATGGGCGCGCACCGATTTCGAGAACGGCGGCCTGCCGCGGCACGAATGGGAGCAGCTGCTGCGCAAGGCCAAGGACCTGGCGGATGCCGCCGGTCATCTGCGCTTTCCCGTGCCGAAGCAATATGGCGGCAAGGACGGCTCGAACCTCTGGATGGCCGTGATCCGCGAGCATTTTGCCGCAAAGGGTCTTGGCCTGCACAACGACCTCCAGAACGAGCATTCCATCGTCGGAAATTTTCCCGTGGCGACCATGCTCGACCGCTACGGCCGCGACGACCAGAAGGCGATGATCGACGGCTCGATCAAGGGCAAGTACCGCATCACCTTTGGTCTGACCGAGCCCAATCACGGCTCCGACGCCACCCACATGGAGACGCGCGCGGTGCCTGCGACCCGCGACAACGTCAAGGGCTGGATCATCAACGGCGAGAAGATGTGGACGACAGGCATGCACGTCGCCACGCATTGCGCGCTGTTCGCGCGCACCAGCGGCAATGACGGCGATGCGCGCGGCATTACCTGCTTCCTGGTGCCGGCCAAGAGCCACGGCGTCAAGGTCGAGGAGTACATGTGGACCTTCAACATGCCGACCGACCATCCGCGCGTCAGTTTTACGGATGTGTTCGTCCCGGAAGATGCGCTGTTCGGCGAGGTCGGCCGCGGCCTGTCGCTGGCGCAATGTTTTGTCCATCAGAACCGCATCAGGCAGGCCGCGAGCTCGCTCGGCGCCGCCGTCTACTGCATCAACGAAAGCGTGAAGTATGCGCGTGAGCGGAAGCCGTTCGGCCGGGCGCTCGCCGAGAATCAGGCGATCCAATTCCCGCTGGTCGAACTCGCCACGCAGGCCGAGATGCTGCGCCTTCTGATCCGCAAGACCGCCTGGGAGATGGATCAACTCACTGAGGAGCAGGTCGAGCGCACGCTCTCCGACCGCGTCTCGATGTGCAATTACTGGGCAAACCGCCTCTGCTGCGAATCCGCCGATCGCGCCATGCAGGTCCATGGCGGCATGGGCTACTCACGCCACAAGCCGTTCGAGCATATCTACCGCCATCACCGCCGCTATCGCATCACCGAAGGGAGCGAGGAGATCCAGATGCGCAAGGTGGCGGGATTCTTGTTCGGGTATATGGGGCCGGGGAAGCACTGA
- a CDS encoding acyl-CoA dehydrogenase family protein, which translates to MTKHSYIPRTTNYTLNPGDELNDLRMSDQVRPLYDHVRKFIRDTVEPMSIEFAKAGEGKEDRWSFTPKQLEVLEKAKNKAKQEGLWNFFLPDDETGQGLKNLDYAYIASELGKSPLASETMNCSAPDTGNMEVLERVGTKEQKEKWLKPLMNGEIRSAYVMTEPNVASSDAKNISTTAKLVGDEWVINGEKYYISGVGDPRCKILIVMVKTNPDAAPSKQQSQILVPRDTPGVEVLGPMYVFGQDHAPRGHMHMRFNNVRVPKENILLGEGRGFEISQLRLGPGRIHHCMRTIGKAEKALDLMVQRGLTREAFGKKIAHLGGNMQIIAQARCEIEAMRLMVLKAAKAMDVLGNKEARVWVSMVKAMVPERACKIIDQSIQMHGATGISHWTPLAEMYQDVRHLRFADGPDEVHWMVVGRHELSMA; encoded by the coding sequence ATGACAAAACACAGCTACATTCCCCGTACCACCAACTACACCCTCAATCCCGGCGACGAGCTGAACGACCTCCGCATGTCGGACCAGGTCCGGCCGCTCTATGACCACGTCAGGAAATTCATCCGCGACACCGTCGAGCCGATGTCGATCGAGTTCGCCAAGGCCGGCGAGGGCAAGGAGGACCGCTGGAGCTTCACTCCGAAGCAGCTCGAGGTGCTGGAGAAGGCCAAGAACAAGGCCAAGCAGGAAGGCCTCTGGAACTTCTTCCTGCCCGACGACGAGACCGGACAGGGCCTGAAGAACCTCGACTACGCCTATATCGCATCCGAGCTCGGCAAGAGCCCGCTGGCATCCGAGACCATGAACTGCTCGGCGCCTGATACCGGCAACATGGAGGTGCTGGAGCGCGTCGGGACCAAGGAGCAGAAGGAGAAGTGGCTGAAGCCGCTGATGAACGGCGAGATCCGCTCGGCCTATGTCATGACCGAGCCGAACGTCGCCTCCTCCGACGCCAAGAACATCTCGACGACCGCGAAACTGGTCGGCGACGAATGGGTGATCAACGGCGAGAAGTACTACATTTCCGGCGTCGGCGATCCCCGCTGCAAGATCCTCATCGTGATGGTGAAGACCAATCCGGACGCGGCGCCGAGCAAGCAGCAGTCGCAGATCCTGGTGCCGCGCGACACGCCCGGCGTTGAGGTGCTCGGGCCCATGTATGTGTTCGGCCAGGACCACGCCCCGCGCGGCCACATGCACATGCGCTTCAACAATGTCCGCGTCCCCAAGGAGAACATCTTGCTCGGCGAAGGCCGCGGCTTCGAGATCTCCCAGCTCCGCCTCGGCCCGGGCCGTATCCATCACTGCATGCGCACCATCGGCAAGGCCGAGAAGGCGCTCGATTTGATGGTGCAGCGCGGCCTCACCCGCGAGGCCTTCGGCAAGAAGATCGCACATCTCGGCGGCAACATGCAGATCATCGCGCAGGCGCGCTGCGAGATCGAGGCGATGCGGCTGATGGTGCTGAAGGCGGCCAAGGCGATGGACGTGCTCGGCAACAAGGAGGCCCGCGTCTGGGTTTCCATGGTCAAGGCCATGGTGCCCGAGCGCGCCTGCAAGATCATCGACCAGTCGATCCAGATGCACGGCGCCACCGGCATCTCGCACTGGACCCCGCTCGCCGAGATGTACCAGGACGTGCGCCATTTGCGCTTCGCGGATGGTCCGGACGAGGTGCATTGGATGGTGGTCGGACGCCACGAGCTGAGCATGGCATGA
- a CDS encoding SDR family NAD(P)-dependent oxidoreductase, whose product MNLFDLSGRVAVITGGNGGIGLGIAQALAAQGCNVSIWGRNADKNKAAAASMAGLSGKVDARVCDVTDPASVNTAMKATLDTFGRVDGCFANAGIGGGGRRSFIERTEEEWRTMFATNLDGVFHAFQAAAKHMTERANAGDPFGRLVATSSLASIFGTARNEHYAATKAAINALVRALGVELARHGVTANAILPGWIKSDMTSGLMANEKFVANVMPRIPMRRFGEASDFGGIAVYLMSKASSYHTADTFVIDGGYTAF is encoded by the coding sequence ATGAACCTTTTCGACCTCTCCGGCCGCGTGGCCGTGATCACTGGCGGCAATGGCGGGATCGGCCTCGGCATCGCGCAGGCGCTCGCCGCCCAGGGCTGCAATGTCTCGATCTGGGGCCGCAATGCGGACAAGAACAAGGCGGCTGCCGCAAGCATGGCTGGCCTGTCGGGCAAGGTCGATGCCCGCGTCTGCGACGTCACCGATCCGGCTTCGGTCAATACCGCGATGAAGGCGACGCTCGACACCTTCGGCCGGGTCGATGGCTGCTTCGCCAATGCCGGCATCGGCGGCGGCGGCCGCAGGTCCTTCATCGAGCGCACCGAGGAGGAATGGCGCACGATGTTCGCGACCAATCTCGACGGCGTGTTCCACGCGTTCCAGGCCGCGGCCAAGCACATGACCGAGCGCGCCAATGCCGGAGATCCCTTCGGCCGGCTGGTCGCGACCTCGAGCCTGGCGTCGATCTTCGGCACCGCCCGCAACGAGCATTATGCGGCGACCAAGGCCGCGATCAACGCGCTGGTCCGCGCGCTCGGCGTCGAGCTGGCGCGCCACGGCGTCACCGCGAATGCGATCCTGCCCGGCTGGATCAAGAGCGACATGACGTCAGGCCTGATGGCCAACGAAAAATTCGTCGCCAACGTGATGCCGCGGATACCGATGCGGCGCTTCGGCGAGGCGTCCGATTTCGGCGGCATCGCCGTGTATCTGATGAGCAAGGCGTCGTCGTATCACACCGCCGATACGTTCGTGATCGACGGCGGCTATACCGCGTTCTGA
- a CDS encoding DUF6285 domain-containing protein produces the protein MQDEPTPIELTKSVADFLRNDIAPLISGHQAFKLRVAINILDLVTRQLTREEGSDAAEVARLRALLGMDGSVTDLNRALAQRIAKGEVDLATPGLAEHLWATTMDKLAVDQPNYASYKRELGRGG, from the coding sequence ATGCAGGACGAGCCGACCCCGATCGAGCTGACCAAATCAGTCGCCGATTTCTTGCGCAACGACATCGCGCCGTTGATCTCCGGCCACCAGGCCTTCAAGCTGCGCGTCGCCATCAACATCCTCGACCTCGTCACGCGGCAGCTGACGCGGGAGGAGGGGAGCGATGCTGCGGAAGTGGCGCGTCTGCGCGCGCTGCTCGGGATGGACGGCTCGGTCACCGACCTCAACCGCGCGCTCGCCCAGCGAATAGCGAAGGGCGAAGTCGACCTCGCAACGCCGGGCCTTGCCGAGCATCTGTGGGCGACAACGATGGACAAACTCGCAGTCGATCAGCCGAATTACGCGTCGTACAAGCGCGAGTTGGGGCGAGGCGGGTAG
- a CDS encoding phosphotransferase family protein has translation MIEAELSRSVRRWCKGATGVTGAAKLSGGASQETWRFDITHPDGEIGAILRRSPKGYGAAPTRAAGLAAEAQLMQLAFEAGVPSPRVMHVLVPEDDLGTGFIMQRVEGETIARKILRDDQYKAARPHLARQIGGILAGLHRLPKNRLPELRSRGATQEISEFERDYRSLNWPKPVFELALRWLRDHDPGPSTETTLVHGDFRNGNLIIGADGVRAVLDWELAHLGDPMEDLGWVCVNSWRFGEIDRPVGGFGTREELFAGYEAAGRKVDPERVKFWEVMGTLRWGIMCGGMMQRFREGPDHSMERAMIGRRASETEIDLLRLLAPRGS, from the coding sequence ATGATCGAGGCCGAGCTTTCACGCAGCGTCCGGCGCTGGTGCAAGGGCGCGACCGGCGTCACCGGCGCGGCCAAGCTGTCGGGCGGCGCCAGCCAGGAAACCTGGCGCTTCGACATTACGCATCCCGATGGTGAGATCGGCGCGATCCTGCGCCGCTCGCCGAAGGGATATGGCGCGGCGCCCACGCGCGCGGCGGGTCTTGCGGCCGAAGCGCAGCTGATGCAGCTCGCCTTCGAGGCCGGCGTGCCGTCGCCGCGCGTGATGCATGTGCTGGTGCCGGAGGATGATCTCGGCACCGGTTTCATCATGCAAAGGGTCGAGGGCGAGACCATCGCGCGCAAGATTCTTCGCGATGACCAATATAAGGCGGCGCGGCCGCATCTGGCGCGGCAGATCGGCGGCATTCTCGCAGGTCTCCATCGACTGCCAAAAAACCGGCTGCCGGAGCTGCGCAGCCGCGGCGCCACGCAGGAGATTTCCGAGTTCGAGCGCGATTATCGCAGCCTGAACTGGCCCAAGCCCGTGTTCGAGCTGGCGCTGCGCTGGCTGCGCGACCACGATCCCGGCCCGTCAACCGAGACCACGCTGGTGCACGGCGATTTCCGCAACGGCAATCTCATCATCGGCGCCGACGGCGTTCGCGCTGTGCTGGACTGGGAGCTTGCCCATCTCGGCGATCCCATGGAGGATCTCGGCTGGGTCTGCGTCAATTCCTGGCGCTTCGGCGAGATCGACAGGCCCGTCGGCGGTTTTGGCACGCGCGAGGAATTGTTCGCGGGTTATGAAGCGGCAGGCCGCAAGGTCGATCCGGAACGCGTCAAATTCTGGGAAGTAATGGGCACGCTGCGCTGGGGCATCATGTGCGGCGGCATGATGCAGCGGTTTCGCGAGGGGCCCGACCATTCCATGGAACGCGCCATGATCGGCCGCCGCGCCAGCGAAACCGAGATCGATCTGTTGCGGCTCTTGGCGCCGCGCGGGAGCTGA
- a CDS encoding nitronate monooxygenase, with translation MKSPICDMLGIEFPLLAFSHCRDVVAAVSRAGGFGVLGATVHTPDTLERELKWIDDHVDGRPYGIDVLIPENISTSGEKDVTWKSLEARVPQEHRTYTRELLKKYDIELTTTEVAADQPQPFDGKTALQLLEVAFNHPIRLIANALGVPPKAMIEMGKTHGVPVAALVGAKEHALRQVAAGIDILVVQGTEAGGHCGEVSTMVLVPEVIKAIKPIRDVPVLAAGGIMTGRQMAACMAMGAAGAWTGSVWLATVEAETSEIFREKMIAASSRDAVRSKGRTGKPARQLRSVWTDAWDRAAESPGALPMPLQSIISRDAFNSIDRAAATGNAKARDLVSYFVGQGVGLIDSVKSAGAVVQEFKEEFAEAVEHMNALVAD, from the coding sequence ATGAAATCGCCGATCTGCGACATGCTGGGCATAGAGTTCCCGCTGCTGGCTTTCAGCCATTGCCGCGATGTCGTCGCCGCCGTCAGCCGCGCGGGCGGCTTTGGCGTGCTGGGCGCCACCGTGCACACACCCGATACGCTCGAGCGCGAGCTGAAATGGATCGACGACCACGTCGACGGCAGGCCATATGGCATCGACGTGCTCATTCCGGAAAACATCTCGACCTCGGGCGAGAAGGACGTCACCTGGAAGAGCCTGGAAGCGCGCGTGCCGCAGGAGCATCGCACCTATACGCGCGAGCTCCTGAAGAAATACGATATCGAGCTGACGACCACGGAGGTCGCGGCCGATCAGCCGCAGCCGTTCGACGGAAAGACAGCGCTGCAATTGCTCGAGGTCGCCTTCAATCATCCGATCCGCCTGATCGCCAATGCGCTGGGCGTACCGCCGAAGGCCATGATCGAGATGGGCAAGACACACGGTGTGCCCGTGGCCGCCCTCGTCGGCGCCAAGGAGCACGCGCTGCGTCAGGTCGCAGCCGGCATCGACATTCTCGTGGTGCAGGGCACCGAGGCCGGTGGCCATTGCGGCGAGGTCTCGACCATGGTGCTGGTGCCCGAGGTGATCAAGGCGATCAAGCCGATCCGCGACGTCCCGGTGCTGGCGGCCGGCGGCATCATGACGGGGCGGCAGATGGCGGCCTGCATGGCGATGGGCGCGGCCGGCGCCTGGACCGGTTCGGTGTGGCTTGCGACGGTGGAAGCCGAGACCAGCGAGATTTTTCGCGAGAAGATGATCGCGGCGTCCTCGCGCGACGCGGTGCGCTCGAAGGGGCGCACCGGCAAGCCGGCCCGGCAGCTTCGCTCGGTCTGGACCGATGCCTGGGACCGCGCAGCCGAAAGCCCGGGCGCGCTGCCGATGCCGCTGCAAAGCATCATCAGCCGCGACGCCTTCAACTCGATCGATCGTGCGGCTGCAACGGGCAACGCCAAGGCGCGCGATCTCGTCAGCTATTTCGTCGGCCAGGGCGTGGGCCTGATCGACAGCGTGAAGTCGGCGGGCGCCGTGGTGCAGGAGTTCAAGGAAGAGTTCGCCGAAGCCGTCGAGCACATGAATGCGCTGGTGGCGGATTAG
- a CDS encoding VOC family protein — protein sequence MFSHIMIGTNDLDKAKTFYDNLLSTIEVRPARVDGHRIFYITKTGVFSVSKPINGEPATCANGGTIGFACNSPEQVDAWHAAGLAAGAKSIEDPPGVRQGPGGKLYLAYLRDLDGNKICAMHRMAN from the coding sequence ATGTTCTCGCACATCATGATCGGCACCAACGATCTCGACAAGGCCAAGACGTTCTACGACAATCTGCTGAGCACGATCGAGGTTCGTCCGGCCAGGGTCGACGGCCACCGCATCTTCTACATCACCAAGACCGGCGTGTTCTCGGTGTCGAAGCCGATCAACGGCGAGCCGGCGACCTGCGCGAATGGCGGCACCATCGGCTTTGCGTGCAATTCGCCCGAGCAGGTCGATGCGTGGCACGCGGCTGGCCTCGCGGCCGGCGCAAAATCGATCGAGGATCCGCCGGGCGTGCGCCAGGGTCCCGGCGGCAAGCTCTATCTCGCTTATCTGCGCGACCTCGACGGCAACAAGATCTGCGCGATGCATCGGATGGCGAACTGA